From a single Apium graveolens cultivar Ventura chromosome 2, ASM990537v1, whole genome shotgun sequence genomic region:
- the LOC141704829 gene encoding protein IQ-DOMAIN 2-like, producing MGRKEISCFSSVKRAFSLQSRNKRKQKWKKWLGKQRSLKQKSTSETRSRSTQCHAQRPQIQTNGIVRPITRTRFTGNSREEVSAIKIQTAYRGYQARRELRSLRGLVRLRSLVESAAVKGQTTNTLQIMQGMSRVQSQINSRRIRMLEENQVLQRQLLRKRAKELEGLQASIIYPIGFLEFDMCYRISIGIHALNVVQKGEDWNHSSQSKEQIEARLLSRYEASMRRERAMAYSFSQQQKWKKSARTTNQLFMDPTNPQWGWSWFDRWVAARPESKTQKEFTNDHSSLKDARLNFAGNAVAKSYVRQQLNFDKPISACYSKLNSPRSHQSPSTPLSKARKFKPPSGGESLFSMDYDSKSMFSMDSELNRKQTIAGSSVRDDESLVSSPSVPRYMTTTRSAKAKLHTQRPFSMKKGPLEKGSAGYAKKRLLGPPMLDSTSIADNSVIDIPVN from the exons ATGGGAAGAAAGGAGATCAGTTGTTTTTCTTCAGTTAAGAGAGCTTTTAGTCTACAGTCCAGAAATAAGAGAAAACAG AAGTGGAAAAAATGGCTTGGAAAACAAAGATCTTTGAAGCAGAAGTCCACTTCAGAAACGCGCAGCAGAAGTACTCAATGCCATGCTCAACGACCACAGATTCAAACAAATGGAATTGTTCGGCCTATTACAAGGACTCGATTTACTGGAAACTCGAGAGAGGAAGTGTCAGCCATCAAGATTCAGACAGCATACCGAGGTTACCAG GCTAGGAGGGAATTGCGATCCTTGAGAGGACTTGTCAGGTTAAGGTCACTTGTGGAAAGTGCTGCTGTCAAAGGCCAGACAACAAATACTTTACAAATTATGCAAGGTATGTCCAGAGTGCAGTCCCAGATCAACTCTAGGAGGATCAGGATGTTGGAGGAGAATCAAGTTCTTCAGAGGCAGCTTCTGAGGAAGCGTGCAAAAGAACTCGAGGGCTTGCAGGCAAGCATTATATATCCAATTGGTTTCTTAGAATTTGACATGTGCTATAGAA TTTCAATTGGCATTCATGCACTAAATGTTGTACAGAAGGGGGAGGACTGGAATCACAGCTCACAATCTAAAGAACAAATCGAAGCAAGGCTATTGAGCAGGTACGAGGCCAGCATGCGAAGAGAAAGAGCAATGGCTTACTCATTCTCGCAGCAA CAAAAGTGGAAGAAGTCTGCAAGAACTACTAACCAACTTTTTATGGACCCAACTAATCCTCAATGGGGATGGAGCTGGTTCGATCGTTGGGTAGCAGCTCGCCCAGAGTCTAAGACACAGAAAGAATTTACCAATGATCATTCCTCTCTTAAGGATGCAAGACTGAACTTTGCTGGAAATGCAGTTGCCAAATCCTATGTTCGACAACAACTAAATTTTGATAAACCTATTTCAGCATGTTACAGTAAGCTAAATAGTCCTCGTAGTCACCAATCCCCTTCAACTCCCCTATCCAAGGCGAGGAAATTTAAGCCTCCAAGCGGAGGAGAAAGTTTATTCAGCATGGATTATGATTCAAAGAGCATGTTTAGTATGGATTCAGAGCTAAATAGGAAGCAGACTATTGCTGGATCATCGGTGAGAGATGATGAGAGTCTGGTAAGCTCCCCCTCAGTTCCACGTTACATGACAACTACACGCTCTGCCAAGGCAAAATTACATACCCAAAGACCTTTCAGCATGAAGAAAGGGCCTCTTGAAAAGGGATCAGCAGGTTATGCAAAGAAGCGGCTTTTAGGTCCACCAATGTTGGATAGCACCTCTATTGCAGATAACAGTGTGATCGATATCCCTGTGAATTAA
- the LOC141704839 gene encoding sesquiterpene synthase Cop-like, producing the protein MSVFLQASSAPSSLRAAEPEIVRRSSNYHPCVWGDHFLAYNTPDHATPDKDTIQKIEVLKEEVKKMLLKAAHQPQQQLKLIDDIQRLGLAYRFNVEIDVALKRMNEMHHELCRVKNMNDLHFVALCFRLLRQHGYNVSSDVFNKFKDESTGIFKESLNKDVDGLLSLYEATHLRVHGEDILEEALAFTTSHLESLKSQLKDPLATHVIRALEIPLWKSVNRVEARHYISLYGEDDSHSKTLLCLAKLDYNLLQKLYQCELGKISSWWKNLHLKEKMPFARHRVVECYFWAIGTSFEPQYVLARSFLTKLLALVTVVDDMYDVYGTIEELTLFTEAIQKWDIGALDQLPEYMKCIYQVVLDFHTEVEEELMKAGLPISRAQYAKDAMKKLVRSYIFEAKCVNKCIVPSMDEYMPHSLIGTTIPILAVHFMVGMGDIVTKETLEWLSSFPLIIRATSLYCRLTDDMAEDKVGKAEDTAYVVGCYMRQHGVSREHTFAEFEKQKTQAWKDMNSECLRPTAVPIPLLMVALSSSRLVYVCYEYQNIDGYTTSDTKTKELLRTLLVDPIPM; encoded by the exons ATGTCTGTGTTTCTACAGGCTTCATCTGCTCCCTCATCACTTAGGGCAGCTGAGCCTGAAATTGTTCGTCGCTCATCAAATTATCATCCCTGCGTTTGGGGTGATCATTTTCTTGCATATAATACACCTGATCACGCG ACGCCTGATAAGGACACAATCCAAAAAATTGAAGTACTAAAGGAAGAAGTGAAGAAGATGCTACTGAAAGCTGCTCATCAGCCTCAACAACAGCTCAAGTTAATCGATGATATTCAACGATTAGGTTTGGCTTATCGTTTCAATGTTGAGATTGATGTTGCATTAAAGCGCATGAATGAGATGCATCACGAGCTCTGCAGAGTGAAAAACATGAATGACCTCCACTTTGTAGCTCTTTGTTTCCGGTTGCTTAGACAACATGGTTATAATGTCTCTTCTG ATgtcttcaacaaattcaaggacGAGAGCACAGGGATATTTAAGGAGTCTCTGAACAAAGACGTCGATGGACTGCTAAGTTTATATGAAGCAACACATCTTAGAGTTCATGGAGAAGACATACTTGAAGAAGCATTAGCCTTCACAACCTCTCATCTTGAGAGTCTCAAATCTCAGTTGAAAGATCCTCTTGCAACGCATGTCATTCGTGCACTTGAAATACCATTATGGAAGAGTGTAAACAGGGTTGAAGCTAGGCACTACATTTCTCTTTATGGAGAGGATGATTCTCATTCTAAAACACTTTTATGCCTTGCTAAATTAGACTACAATCTTCTGCAAAAACTTTATCAATGTGAACTGGGAAAAATTTCCAG CTGGTGGAAGAATTTGCATCTTAAAGAGAAAATGCCATTTGCAAGACATAGAGTGGTGGAATGCTATTTCTGGGCTATAGGGACATCTTTCGAGCCCCAATACGTGCTTGCCCGAAGCTTTCTAACAAAGTTGCTTGCACTTGTGACAGTTGTTGATGACATGTATGATGTCTATGGTACTATTGAAGAGCTTACACTCTTTACAGAGGCAATCCAAAA GTGGGACATCGGTGCTTTGGATCAGCTACCAGAGTACATGAAGTGCATCTATCAAGTCGTCTTAGACTTTCATACAGAAGTGGAGGAAGAACTGATGAAGGCAGGACTGCCAATTAGTCGTGCTCAGTATGCGAAAGATGCT ATGAAAAAGTTAGTTCGATCATATATTTTTGAGGCGAAATGCGTTAACAAATGCATAGTACCATCAATGGATGAATATATGCCGCATTCATTAATAGGCACAACTATACCAATACTCGCAGTCCATTTCATGGTGGGGATGGGTGACATTGTTACCAAAGAAACCCTTGAATGGTTATCTTCTTTCCCCTTGATTATCCGAGCAACAAGCTTATATTGCAGACTCACTGACGATATGGCTGAAGATAAG GTAGGGAAGGCAGAAGACACGGCTTACGTGGTCGGATGTTACATGAGACAGCATGGTGTGTCAAGGGAACATACATTTGCTGAATTTGAGAAACAGAAAACTCAGGCATGGAAAGATATGAACTCAGAGTGCCTCCGTCCAACTGCAGTCCCAATTCCCCTACTTATGGTAGCTCTTAGTTCATCACGCCTAGTATACGTTTGCTATGAATATCAGAACATTGATGGATATACTACATCAGATACCAAGACTAAAGAACTTCTACGCACTCTGCTTGTTGATCCGATTCCAATGTAA
- the LOC141708952 gene encoding sesquiterpene synthase Cop-like, translating into MSVFVQASAGPPPPTAAEPDIVRRSSNYHPCVWGDHFLAYNTPDHATPDEDTVQKIEVLKAEVKKMLLEAASQPQQQLKLIDDIQRLGLAYHFEAEIEAALKCMNDMYHGL; encoded by the exons ATGTCTGTGTTTGTTCAGGCTTCTGCAGGTCCTCCACCACCCACGGCAGCCGAGCCTGACATTGTCCGTCGCTCGTCAAATTATCATCCCTGCGTTTGGGGTGACCATTTTCTTGCATATAATACCCCTGATCACGCG ACGCCTGATGAGGACACAGTGCAAAAAATTGAAGTACTGAAGGCAGAAGTGAAGAAGATGCTACTGGAAGCTGCTTCTCAGCCTCAACAACAGCTTAAGTTGATTGATGATATTCAACGACTTGGATTGGCTTATCATTTTGAAGCTGAGATTGAGGCGGCATTAAAATGCATGAATGATATGTATCATGGGCTCTGA
- the LOC141708950 gene encoding (+)-cis,trans-nepetalactol synthase NEPS2-like, producing MLLHGKASKQRTRIMTETTNFSQHKRLEGKVAIITGGASGIGEATARLFAEHGARAIVIADIQDTLGQNVAKSIGEQCRYMHCDVSSEDQVKALIDSTVETFGKLEIMFSNAGVGKTGEWAQTILDFNLDASDRLFAINTRGMAACVKHAARVMVEGGVKGGSIVCTGSLAASQGLVQFTDYVMSKHAVVGLVKSASKGLGQYGIRVNCISPGGVVTPLSCSEMKLGMKECENFFEGIMDLKGFGAMKAKDIANAVLFLASQDSQFITGHNLIVDGGAKLLL from the coding sequence ATGCTATTGCATGGTAAAGCATCAAAGCAGAGAACTAGAATTATGACAGAAACAACTAACTTTTCTCAACACAAAAGACTTGAAGGCAAGGTAGCCATAATCACAGGTGGCGCGAGCGGTATAGGGGAGGCCACGGCCCGTCTCTTTGCAGAACACGGGGCACGGGCCATCGTGATAGCAGACATTCAAGATACATTAGGCCAGAACGTAGCTAAATCAATTGGTGAACAATGCAGGTACATGCATTGTGATGTGAGCAGTGAGGACCAAGTGAAGGCACTAATAGACTCAACAGTTGAAACTTTCGGGAAGCTTGAAATCATGTTTAGCAATGCAGGGGTTGGCAAAACTGGGGAATGGGCTCAAACCATTCTTGATTTTAATCTAGATGCCAGTGACCGGCTCTTTGCAATCAACACTCGTGGTATGGCAGCTTGTGTGAAGCATGCAGCACGTGTCATGGTAGAAGGGGGCGTGAAGGGAGGGAGCATAGTGTGCACGGGGAGTCTGGCGGCTTCACAGGGGTTGGTACAGTTCACTGACTATGTAATGTCCAAGCACGCGGTGGTGGGGTTAGTGAAGTCTGCAAGTAAAGGGCTGGGACAGTATGGGATACGCGTCAACTGCATATCACCAGGGGGTGTGGTGACACCGCTTTCCTGCAGTGAAATGAAACTTGGCATGAAAGAGTGTGAGAATTTTTTTGAGGGTATCATGGACTTAAAGGGTTTTGGAGCAATGAAAGCAAAGGATATAGCAAATGCTGTTTTATTCTTAGCTTCTCAAGATTCTCAGTTTATCACTGGACATAATTTGATTGTGGATGGTGGTGCCAAGCTGCTGCTTTGA
- the LOC141708951 gene encoding sesquiterpene synthase Cop-like, whose translation MSVFVQASAGPPPPKAAEPDIVRRSSNYHPCVWGDHFLAYNTPDHATPDEDTVQKIEVLKAEVKKMLLEAASQAQQQLKLIDDIQRLGLAYHFEAEIEAALKCMNDMYHELCGGTNMNDLHFVALCFRLLRQQGYNVSSDEKNSSISYI comes from the exons ATGTCTGTGTTTGTTCAGGCTTCTGCAGGTCCTCCACCACCCAAGGCAGCCGAGCCTGACATTGTTCGTCGCTCGTCAAATTATCATCCCTGCGTTTGGGGTGACCATTTTCTTGCATATAATACCCCTGATCACGCG ACGCCTGATGAGGACACAGTGCAAAAAATTGAAGTACTGAAGGCAGAAGTGAAGAAGATGCTACTGGAAGCTGCTTCTCAGGCTCAACAACAGCTTAAGTTGATTGATGATATTCAACGACTTGGATTGGCTTATCATTTTGAAGCTGAGATTGAGGCGGCATTAAAATGCATGAATGATATGTATCATGAGCTCTGCGGAGGTACCAACATGAATGACCTGCACTTTGTAGCTCTTTGCTTTCGGTTGCTTCGACAACAAGGTTACAATGTCTCTTCTG ATGAAAAAAATAGTTCGATCAGTTATATTTGA